A stretch of the Sulfuritortus calidifontis genome encodes the following:
- a CDS encoding ribonucleoside-diphosphate reductase subunit alpha, with amino-acid sequence MQLSTEFQPASPDVSLPPAPDMTAPSTPYAAYKIIRRNGAVVAFEPSKIAVAMTKAFIAVQGSQAAASARIREMVEELTNNVVNALVRRQPHGGTFHIEDIQDQVELSLMRSGEHEVARAYVLYRERRAEERAKQKQDQVKEHALYCTENGERKPLDLDQLTALVQSACEGLAEVSAEPILNATVRDLYDGVPMDEVRKSLILSARSQIENDPDYTYVTARLLLHSIRREVLGEEVSQAEMATRYAEYFPRYIKQGIEAELLDERLAQYDLARLGAALDSSRDLQFQYLGLQTLYDRYFLHIEERRIELPQAFFMRVAMGLALNEINREERAIEFYTVLSSFDYMSSTPTLFNAGTRHSQLSSCYLTTVPDDLDGIYQSIKENAMLQKWAGGLGNDWTRVRSLGAYIKGTNGKSQGIVPFLKVANDTAVAVNQGGKRKGAVCAYLETWHMDIEEFLELRKNTGDDRRRTHDMNTANWVPDLFMKRVMENADWTLFSPSDVPDLHGKWGRDFEAAYTAYEAKAERGEIKNHKKIPALSLWRKMLSMLFETGHPWITFKDACNVRYTNQHVGVVNSSNLCTEITLHTNDNEIAVCNLGSVNLVNHLTPEGKLDMTKLQRTIRIAMRMLDNVIDINFYSVGKARNSNLKHRPVGLGIMGFQDALHKMRMPYASPEAVEFADRAMEAVAYHAYWASTELAEERGRYSSFAGSLWSRGILPQDSLKRLAEERGGYLEADLTETLDWAKLRERIQTVGMRNSNCLAIAPTATIANIVGVSASIEPTYQNLFVKSNLSGEFTVVNQYLVRDLKRLNLWDEVMVGDIKYFDGSLARIDRIPAELRSLYATAFEIDPVWLIEAGARRQKWIDQAQSLNLYFHGASGKKLDETYKLAWLRGLKTTYYLRALGATHAEKSTGRGGELNAVPSDGGLGGAGSIGASGMGMGSVGGNNGGVSAAAASAMANLPEPEIVGRACTLRPGDPGFEECEACQ; translated from the coding sequence ATGCAGCTTTCCACCGAATTTCAGCCTGCCAGTCCCGATGTTTCCTTGCCCCCTGCCCCCGACATGACCGCCCCGTCGACCCCCTACGCCGCCTACAAGATCATCCGCCGCAACGGCGCGGTCGTCGCCTTCGAGCCGTCCAAGATCGCGGTGGCCATGACCAAGGCCTTCATCGCGGTGCAGGGCAGCCAGGCCGCGGCCTCCGCCCGCATCCGGGAGATGGTCGAGGAGCTGACCAACAACGTGGTCAACGCCCTGGTGCGGCGCCAGCCCCACGGCGGCACCTTCCACATCGAGGACATCCAGGACCAGGTCGAGCTGTCGCTGATGCGCTCGGGCGAGCACGAAGTCGCCCGCGCCTACGTGCTCTACCGCGAGCGCCGGGCCGAGGAGCGGGCCAAGCAGAAGCAGGACCAGGTCAAGGAACACGCCCTCTACTGCACCGAAAACGGCGAGCGCAAGCCGCTCGACCTCGACCAGCTCACCGCCCTGGTGCAGTCCGCCTGCGAGGGCCTGGCCGAAGTCAGCGCAGAGCCCATCCTCAATGCCACCGTGCGCGACCTCTACGACGGCGTGCCCATGGACGAGGTGCGCAAGTCGCTCATCCTCTCCGCCCGCTCGCAGATCGAGAACGACCCCGACTACACCTACGTCACCGCGCGACTCTTGTTACATAGCATCCGCCGCGAGGTGCTGGGCGAGGAGGTAAGCCAGGCCGAGATGGCCACGCGTTATGCCGAATACTTCCCGCGCTACATCAAGCAGGGCATCGAGGCCGAGCTGCTCGACGAGCGCCTGGCCCAGTACGACCTGGCCCGCCTGGGCGCCGCGCTGGATTCCAGCCGCGACCTGCAGTTCCAGTACCTCGGCCTGCAGACCCTGTACGACCGCTATTTCCTGCACATCGAAGAGCGCCGCATCGAGCTGCCCCAGGCCTTCTTCATGCGCGTGGCCATGGGCCTGGCGTTGAACGAGATCAACCGCGAAGAGCGCGCCATCGAGTTCTACACCGTGCTGTCCAGCTTCGACTACATGTCGAGCACCCCGACCCTGTTCAACGCCGGCACCCGCCACAGCCAGCTCTCTTCCTGCTACCTGACCACGGTGCCGGACGACCTGGACGGCATCTACCAGTCGATCAAGGAAAACGCCATGCTCCAGAAATGGGCCGGCGGCCTGGGCAACGACTGGACCCGCGTGCGTAGCCTGGGCGCCTACATCAAGGGCACCAACGGCAAATCGCAGGGCATCGTGCCCTTCCTGAAAGTGGCCAACGACACCGCCGTGGCGGTGAACCAGGGCGGCAAGCGCAAGGGCGCGGTCTGCGCCTATTTGGAAACCTGGCACATGGACATCGAGGAGTTCCTCGAACTGCGCAAGAACACCGGCGACGACCGCCGCCGCACCCACGACATGAACACCGCCAACTGGGTGCCCGACCTGTTCATGAAGCGGGTGATGGAAAACGCCGACTGGACCCTGTTCTCGCCGTCCGACGTGCCCGACCTGCACGGCAAGTGGGGCCGCGACTTCGAGGCGGCCTACACCGCCTACGAGGCCAAGGCCGAGCGCGGCGAGATCAAGAACCACAAGAAGATCCCGGCGCTCTCCCTGTGGAGGAAGATGCTGTCCATGCTGTTCGAGACCGGCCATCCCTGGATCACCTTCAAGGATGCCTGCAACGTGCGCTACACCAACCAGCACGTCGGCGTGGTCAACAGCTCCAACCTGTGCACCGAGATCACCCTGCACACCAACGACAACGAGATCGCCGTGTGCAACCTGGGCTCGGTCAACCTGGTCAACCACCTCACGCCGGAAGGCAAGCTGGACATGACCAAGCTGCAGCGCACCATCCGCATCGCCATGCGCATGCTGGACAACGTGATCGATATCAACTTCTACTCGGTCGGCAAGGCGCGCAACTCCAACCTCAAGCACCGTCCGGTGGGCCTCGGCATCATGGGCTTCCAGGACGCCCTGCACAAAATGCGCATGCCCTACGCCAGCCCCGAGGCCGTCGAGTTCGCCGACCGCGCCATGGAGGCTGTGGCCTACCACGCCTACTGGGCCTCGACCGAGCTGGCCGAGGAGCGCGGCCGCTACAGCAGTTTCGCGGGCTCGCTCTGGAGCCGGGGCATCCTGCCGCAGGATTCGCTCAAGCGGCTGGCCGAAGAGCGCGGCGGCTACCTCGAGGCCGACCTGACCGAGACCCTGGACTGGGCCAAGCTGCGCGAGCGCATCCAGACCGTGGGCATGCGCAACTCCAACTGCCTGGCCATCGCGCCCACCGCCACCATCGCCAACATCGTCGGCGTCTCGGCCTCGATCGAGCCCACCTATCAGAACCTGTTCGTCAAATCGAACCTGTCCGGTGAGTTCACCGTGGTCAACCAATACCTGGTGCGCGACCTCAAGCGCCTGAACCTGTGGGACGAGGTGATGGTGGGCGACATCAAATACTTCGACGGCTCGCTCGCCCGCATCGACCGCATCCCGGCCGAGCTGCGCAGCCTCTACGCCACCGCCTTCGAGATCGACCCGGTGTGGCTGATCGAGGCCGGCGCCCGGCGCCAGAAGTGGATCGACCAGGCCCAGAGCCTGAACCTCTACTTCCACGGCGCCTCGGGCAAGAAGTTGGATGAAACCTACAAGCTCGCCTGGCTCAGGGGCCTGAAGACTACCTACTACCTGCGCGCCCTGGGCGCCACCCACGCCGAGAAATCCACCGGCCGCGGCGGCGAACTCAATGCCGTGCCGTCCGATGGCGGCCTCGGCGGTGCCGGCAGCATCGGTGCCAGCGGCATGGGCATGGGCAGCGTCGGCGGCAACAATGGCGGCGTCTCGGCCGCCGCTGCAAGCGCCATGGCAAACCTGCCCGAACCCGAGATCGTCGGCCGCGCCTGCACCCTGCGCCCGGGCGACCCCGGCTTCGAGGAATGCGAGGCCTGCCAGTAA
- a CDS encoding ribonucleotide-diphosphate reductase subunit beta, which produces MLNFEEDITAGSPALQQMRGPGMGAAPAQPAPADIPAAAANLMRAQEADAEKYRRVKVEDKRIINAKADVNQLVPFKYKWAWEKYIAACANHWMPQEINMNRDIATWKSPNGLTEDERRIVKRNLGFFVTADSLAANNIVLGTYRQITAPECRQYLLRQAFEEAIHTHAYQYIVESLGLDEGEIFNAYHEVPSIRAKDEFLLPFIDVLSDPNFKTGTPETDQTFLKSLIAFACIMEGLFFYVGFVQILAMGRQNKMTGAAEQYQYILRDESMHCNFGIDMINQIKMENPHLWTPQFREELKGMFHKAVELEYAYAEDTMPRGVLGLNAPMFKEYLRFIANRRASQIGLDELFPGATNPFPWMAEMIDLKKEKNFFETRVIEYQTGGALSWD; this is translated from the coding sequence ATGCTGAACTTCGAAGAAGACATCACCGCCGGCAGCCCCGCCCTGCAACAGATGCGCGGCCCCGGCATGGGCGCCGCCCCGGCGCAACCGGCCCCGGCCGACATCCCCGCCGCCGCGGCCAACCTCATGCGCGCGCAAGAAGCCGACGCCGAGAAATACCGCCGGGTGAAGGTCGAGGACAAGCGCATCATCAACGCCAAGGCCGACGTCAACCAGCTCGTCCCCTTCAAGTACAAATGGGCCTGGGAGAAATACATCGCCGCCTGCGCCAACCACTGGATGCCGCAGGAAATCAACATGAACCGTGACATCGCCACCTGGAAGTCGCCCAACGGCCTGACCGAGGACGAGCGCCGCATCGTCAAGCGCAACCTCGGCTTCTTCGTCACCGCCGACTCGCTCGCCGCCAACAACATCGTGCTCGGCACCTACCGCCAGATCACCGCCCCCGAGTGCCGCCAGTACCTGCTGCGCCAGGCCTTCGAAGAGGCGATCCACACCCACGCCTACCAGTACATCGTGGAGAGCCTGGGCCTGGACGAAGGCGAGATCTTCAACGCCTACCACGAGGTGCCGTCGATCCGCGCCAAGGACGAGTTCCTGCTGCCCTTCATCGACGTGCTGTCCGACCCCAACTTCAAGACCGGCACGCCCGAGACCGACCAGACCTTCCTCAAGAGCCTGATCGCCTTCGCCTGCATCATGGAAGGCCTGTTCTTCTACGTCGGCTTCGTCCAGATCCTGGCCATGGGCCGGCAGAACAAGATGACCGGTGCCGCCGAGCAGTACCAGTACATCCTGCGCGACGAGTCGATGCACTGCAACTTCGGCATCGACATGATCAACCAGATCAAGATGGAAAACCCCCACCTGTGGACCCCGCAATTCCGCGAGGAGCTGAAGGGCATGTTCCACAAGGCGGTCGAGCTGGAATACGCCTACGCCGAAGACACCATGCCGCGTGGCGTGCTCGGCCTGAACGCGCCCATGTTCAAGGAATACCTGCGCTTCATCGCCAACCGCCGCGCCAGCCAGATCGGCCTGGACGAGCTGTTCCCCGGCGCGACCAACCCCTTCCCGTGGATGGCCGAGATGATCGATCTCAAGAAGGAGAAAAACTTCTTCGAGACCCGGGTCATCGAGTACCAGACCGGCGGGGCCCTGAGCTGGGACTGA
- a CDS encoding YIP1 family protein — protein MGLTSLAKLPWSAEQGWPELSRSRPSLVRLFARLVLPLLPPAMIYYAGTRYPEVFLAGAAAKDWGRVAVVFFLAEMQTVLAMGWLIRQVALTNGLTLDRHDAFLLAAIAPVPLWLASLGLLVPSLGFNALLSLAALVVSCGLIYHGIEGLCRTREDVTAAAIVQTVIGAGLAAWALLLVLVVML, from the coding sequence ATGGGACTGACTTCATTGGCAAAACTGCCCTGGTCGGCCGAGCAGGGCTGGCCCGAGCTCAGCCGCAGCCGGCCCAGCCTGGTCCGGCTGTTCGCCCGGCTGGTGCTGCCGCTGCTGCCGCCGGCCATGATCTATTACGCCGGCACCCGCTACCCCGAGGTCTTTCTCGCCGGCGCCGCGGCCAAGGACTGGGGCCGGGTGGCCGTGGTCTTCTTCCTGGCCGAGATGCAGACCGTGCTGGCCATGGGCTGGCTGATCCGCCAGGTGGCCCTGACCAACGGCCTCACCCTGGACCGGCACGACGCCTTCCTGCTGGCGGCCATCGCCCCGGTGCCGCTGTGGCTCGCCTCCCTCGGGCTGCTGGTGCCCAGCCTGGGCTTCAACGCCCTGCTGTCGCTGGCGGCCCTGGTCGTCTCCTGCGGCCTGATCTATCACGGCATCGAAGGGCTGTGCCGCACGCGCGAGGACGTCACCGCCGCCGCCATCGTGCAGACGGTCATCGGCGCCGGCCTGGCCGCCTGGGCGCTGCTGCTGGTGCTGGTGGTGATGCTCTGA
- a CDS encoding YkgJ family cysteine cluster protein: MSNPCQQCGACCAFFRVSFYWSEAEPFLGGTVPPPLTEKISPQHVAMRGTLHTPVRCTALQGTVGAAAGCGIYPQRPSPCRELEPWAADGRPSDKCNRARAAHGLPPLDPRQDNPQRPDTPLPRAA, encoded by the coding sequence ATGAGCAATCCCTGTCAGCAATGCGGCGCCTGCTGCGCCTTTTTTCGCGTGTCGTTCTATTGGAGCGAGGCCGAGCCCTTTCTCGGCGGCACGGTGCCGCCGCCCCTGACCGAGAAGATTTCGCCCCAGCATGTCGCCATGCGCGGCACGCTCCATACGCCCGTCCGCTGCACGGCGCTGCAAGGCACCGTGGGCGCTGCGGCGGGCTGCGGCATCTACCCGCAGCGGCCCAGCCCCTGCCGCGAGCTGGAACCGTGGGCAGCCGACGGCCGGCCGAGCGACAAGTGCAACCGCGCCCGCGCCGCCCACGGCCTGCCGCCGCTCGACCCCAGGCAGGACAACCCGCAGCGGCCCGATACCCCGCTGCCGCGCGCGGCCTGA
- a CDS encoding YaeQ family protein, whose product MALKAAIFKADLNIADMDRHYYADHALTIARHPSETDERMMVRILAYALYAQEGMALTRGLFEVDEPDLWVKDLTGAIRLWIELGQPDEDRLRKACNRSERVVAICYSHSCPVWWRQIESKLSRLDNLTVLQLPQETAQALANLAERTMSLQCMVQDGDVWLNTDAASVPVKLTVLKQAA is encoded by the coding sequence ATGGCCCTGAAAGCCGCCATCTTCAAAGCCGACCTGAACATCGCAGACATGGACCGGCACTATTACGCCGACCATGCCTTGACCATCGCCCGCCACCCTTCGGAGACCGACGAGCGGATGATGGTGCGCATCCTGGCCTATGCCCTGTATGCCCAGGAGGGCATGGCCTTGACCCGCGGCCTGTTCGAGGTGGACGAGCCGGACCTGTGGGTGAAGGACCTGACCGGCGCGATCCGGCTCTGGATCGAGCTGGGCCAGCCGGACGAGGACCGGCTGCGCAAGGCCTGCAACCGCTCGGAGCGGGTGGTGGCGATCTGCTACAGCCACAGCTGCCCGGTGTGGTGGCGGCAGATCGAGAGCAAGCTGAGCCGGCTGGACAACCTGACGGTACTGCAACTGCCGCAAGAGACCGCGCAGGCCCTGGCCAATCTCGCCGAGCGGACCATGTCTTTGCAGTGCATGGTGCAGGACGGCGATGTCTGGCTGAACACCGACGCCGCCAGCGTGCCGGTGAAGCTGACGGTGCTGAAGCAGGCGGCCTAA
- a CDS encoding cytochrome C, which produces MNKSAWLFAGLMAAGPALAAEVDYHTDIRPILEKHCIGCHGPSSPNYGEFMEHKDKFTKANKGPRMDGYETLIFYIAWPDTGALMRRLDDGKHTKDGKPGNMYERLGNSDEERQKNLALIKAWVGEDAWILKRKGDITKEELLKIKAKY; this is translated from the coding sequence ATGAACAAATCGGCATGGTTGTTTGCCGGCCTGATGGCGGCCGGCCCCGCCCTGGCGGCCGAGGTGGATTACCACACGGATATCCGCCCGATTCTGGAGAAGCATTGCATTGGCTGCCACGGCCCGAGCTCGCCCAACTACGGCGAGTTCATGGAGCACAAGGATAAGTTCACCAAGGCCAACAAGGGCCCGCGCATGGACGGCTACGAGACTTTGATTTTCTACATCGCCTGGCCCGACACCGGGGCCTTGATGCGCCGGCTGGACGATGGCAAGCACACCAAGGACGGCAAGCCCGGCAACATGTACGAGCGTCTGGGCAACTCAGACGAGGAGCGCCAGAAGAACCTGGCCCTGATCAAGGCCTGGGTGGGCGAGGATGCCTGGATTCTCAAGCGCAAGGGCGACATCACCAAGGAAGAACTGCTCAAGATCAAGGCCAAGTACTGA
- a CDS encoding MBL fold metallo-hydrolase, translating into MKRLIAFFCAALLAAPAFAAQIPEPKVVKVNDRVYALLGPMALPNAHNQGYMVNSTLIVGDKGAILIDTGFTDEIGAHLAKAIAKLTPKPVTHIINTHHHGDHSFGNVAFPQAKVISSEICRKLLIEGEADWLALIEGAVGRKFPNTRAVPATEVYARNSRSTVTLDGVKLEFWVPESAHTAGDMLIWLPDDKVLVAGDVLVNQVTPNFRDATVKQWIATLDEAAKVPAKTIIPGHGPLMTPKDAAAMHKRMAKLYAGIEAGYKAGLTDSEIRKKLDLSEWKKLHHFEEQMGGNINKAYLEVEAAAF; encoded by the coding sequence ATGAAGCGACTGATCGCCTTCTTCTGCGCCGCCCTGCTGGCCGCGCCCGCCTTCGCCGCCCAGATTCCCGAGCCCAAGGTGGTCAAGGTGAACGACCGCGTCTATGCCCTGCTCGGCCCCATGGCGCTGCCGAACGCGCACAACCAGGGCTACATGGTGAACAGCACCCTGATCGTGGGCGACAAGGGCGCGATCCTGATCGACACCGGCTTCACCGACGAGATCGGCGCCCACCTGGCCAAGGCCATCGCCAAACTCACGCCCAAGCCGGTGACCCACATTATCAACACCCACCACCACGGCGACCACAGCTTCGGCAACGTGGCCTTTCCCCAGGCCAAGGTGATCAGCTCGGAGATATGCCGCAAGCTGCTGATCGAGGGCGAGGCCGACTGGCTGGCGCTGATCGAGGGCGCGGTGGGCCGCAAGTTCCCCAACACCCGCGCGGTGCCGGCGACCGAGGTCTATGCCCGGAACAGCCGCAGCACGGTGACCCTGGACGGCGTGAAGCTGGAGTTCTGGGTGCCCGAGTCGGCCCACACCGCGGGCGACATGCTGATCTGGCTGCCCGACGACAAGGTGCTGGTCGCCGGCGACGTGCTGGTCAACCAGGTGACGCCCAACTTCCGCGACGCCACGGTGAAGCAGTGGATCGCCACCCTGGACGAAGCGGCCAAGGTGCCGGCCAAGACCATCATCCCCGGCCACGGCCCGCTGATGACGCCGAAGGACGCCGCCGCCATGCACAAGCGCATGGCCAAGCTCTACGCCGGCATCGAGGCAGGCTACAAGGCCGGCCTGACCGACAGCGAGATCCGCAAGAAGCTCGACCTTTCCGAATGGAAGAAGCTGCACCACTTCGAGGAGCAGATGGGCGGCAACATCAACAAGGCCTATCTGGAGGTGGAGGCCGCCGCCTTCTGA
- a CDS encoding CHASE domain-containing protein, with protein MPLPSFLRLNPYLSLLIAAVVGVAASLAGWYQVDQANRQRAEQLFLHLAELRAADLQSALDQHIEVLQALEGLYQSSEQVDRWEFRKFATPFLQRHPDVAAMQWLPRVTEAERAGFEARARAQGQPGFQIRELGAGGSRPAGHRAEYFPIFYGASLQIDTPFGLDAASRPSNKAAMDLAVDTGGIGTSAPFTLVQEHDRQTRAAVLYYPIYRHGMPLASVEQRRQALAGYINLILRGPNLVAAILPKNEQGQFQYTLYDATGGERALIYQSGPATKAELRHIQEIQTSGRRWVYEISALPGFFEVHGNQGAARIVLVSGLSFTALLCLFLLIAQRNARRMAELAEAAEVAARAKSAFLANTSHEIRTPMNAIIGMTELALDSKLDPEPREFVETAHNAAVSLLRILNDILDFSGIEAGKLQLERAPFDLGDLLNRLRDAFAGPAADKGLALAFETQPALPSVLLGDSRRLHQVLSNLLGNAIKFTHQGEVCLRVHARGGLKRSDLRLCFEVADTGIGMTPEQAGQLFQPFSQADSSMTRSFGGTGLGLALSRQLVGLMGGEIEVESRAGQGSTFRVIVPLHRTGEVAQMPNAAALGLRPELAGMRVLVVEDNRINQQIVVEMLRRAGVQTLTANSGEFALVRLDNEPAGFDLVLMDIQMPGMDGLTATRRIRQDARFKTLPILALTAHALAEDRRRCEEAGMQDHLTKPIDSEELYAALARWRGRFQRPAANGTVPVHALARPATAATRIDHLIEAGLSHAHDALLAMGGDLELYHEIIRMFVDSQGESIEQIQDALALCRMEDAQRHVHTLKGLAASIGAERLRLASLNLERTLKTEKPIEETAALLGVVAQELEALLAGLRGLGARTAIAA; from the coding sequence GTGCCCCTGCCCTCATTCCTCCGTCTCAATCCCTATCTCTCGCTGCTGATCGCCGCCGTGGTCGGCGTCGCGGCCTCGCTCGCCGGCTGGTACCAGGTGGACCAGGCCAATCGCCAGCGCGCCGAGCAGCTGTTCCTGCATCTGGCCGAGCTGCGCGCCGCCGACCTGCAGTCGGCGCTGGACCAGCATATCGAGGTGCTGCAGGCCTTGGAGGGGCTCTATCAGTCGTCGGAGCAGGTCGATCGCTGGGAATTCCGCAAGTTCGCCACGCCCTTCCTCCAGCGCCACCCCGACGTCGCCGCCATGCAGTGGCTGCCGCGGGTGACCGAGGCCGAGCGGGCCGGCTTCGAGGCCCGGGCCCGGGCCCAAGGCCAGCCCGGTTTCCAGATTCGGGAGCTGGGCGCGGGCGGTTCCCGGCCGGCCGGCCACCGCGCGGAGTACTTCCCCATCTTCTATGGCGCATCGCTCCAGATCGACACCCCATTCGGCCTGGATGCCGCCTCGCGCCCTTCGAACAAGGCGGCCATGGACCTGGCGGTCGACACCGGCGGCATCGGCACCTCGGCCCCCTTCACCCTGGTGCAGGAGCATGACCGGCAAACCCGGGCCGCGGTGCTCTACTACCCGATCTACCGCCACGGCATGCCGCTGGCCAGCGTGGAGCAGCGGCGCCAGGCGCTGGCCGGCTATATCAATCTGATCCTGCGCGGCCCCAACCTGGTGGCGGCGATCCTGCCCAAGAACGAACAGGGCCAGTTTCAATACACCCTGTACGACGCGACCGGCGGCGAACGGGCACTGATCTATCAGAGTGGCCCGGCGACCAAGGCCGAGTTGCGGCACATCCAGGAAATCCAAACCTCGGGCCGGCGTTGGGTGTATGAAATCAGCGCGCTACCCGGCTTCTTCGAAGTGCATGGCAACCAGGGCGCGGCCCGGATCGTGCTCGTCTCCGGCTTGAGCTTCACCGCCCTGCTCTGCCTGTTCCTGCTGATCGCCCAGCGCAACGCCCGGCGCATGGCCGAGCTGGCCGAGGCGGCCGAGGTGGCGGCCCGGGCCAAGTCGGCCTTCCTGGCCAACACCTCGCACGAGATCCGCACGCCGATGAACGCCATCATCGGCATGACCGAGCTGGCCTTGGACAGCAAGCTCGACCCCGAGCCGCGCGAGTTCGTCGAGACCGCGCACAACGCGGCGGTGTCGCTCTTGCGCATCCTCAACGACATCCTCGACTTCTCCGGGATCGAGGCCGGCAAACTGCAACTGGAGCGTGCGCCTTTCGACCTGGGTGACCTGCTGAACCGGCTGCGCGACGCCTTCGCCGGCCCGGCCGCGGACAAGGGGCTGGCGCTGGCGTTCGAGACCCAGCCGGCGCTGCCATCGGTGCTGCTGGGCGACAGCCGCCGGCTGCATCAGGTGCTGAGCAACCTGCTGGGCAACGCCATCAAATTCACCCACCAGGGCGAGGTGTGCCTGCGTGTGCATGCCCGCGGCGGTCTCAAGCGCAGCGATCTGCGCCTGTGCTTCGAGGTGGCGGACACCGGCATCGGCATGACACCGGAACAGGCCGGCCAGTTGTTCCAGCCCTTCTCCCAAGCCGACAGCTCGATGACCCGCAGTTTCGGCGGCACCGGCCTAGGCCTGGCGCTCAGCCGGCAGCTGGTCGGACTGATGGGCGGCGAGATCGAGGTGGAGAGCCGGGCCGGCCAGGGCAGCACCTTCCGCGTGATCGTGCCGCTGCACCGAACCGGCGAGGTCGCGCAGATGCCGAACGCCGCGGCCCTGGGCCTGCGGCCGGAACTGGCCGGCATGCGGGTGCTGGTGGTGGAAGACAACCGGATCAACCAGCAGATCGTGGTCGAGATGCTGAGGCGCGCCGGCGTCCAGACGCTGACCGCCAACAGCGGCGAGTTCGCCCTGGTGCGACTGGATAACGAGCCGGCCGGCTTCGACCTGGTGCTGATGGACATCCAGATGCCGGGCATGGACGGCCTGACGGCGACCCGGCGCATCCGCCAGGATGCCCGGTTCAAGACGCTGCCGATTCTCGCGCTGACCGCCCACGCCCTGGCCGAAGACCGCCGGCGCTGCGAAGAGGCTGGCATGCAGGACCACCTGACCAAGCCGATCGACAGCGAGGAACTCTACGCGGCGCTGGCCCGCTGGCGCGGCCGGTTTCAGCGGCCGGCGGCCAACGGCACGGTGCCGGTGCATGCCCTGGCCAGACCGGCGACGGCGGCGACCCGCATCGACCACCTGATCGAGGCCGGCCTGAGCCATGCCCATGACGCCCTGCTCGCCATGGGCGGCGACCTGGAGCTCTATCACGAGATCATCCGGATGTTCGTCGACAGCCAGGGCGAGAGCATCGAACAGATTCAGGACGCCCTGGCCTTGTGCCGGATGGAGGACGCCCAGCGTCACGTCCACACCCTCAAGGGCCTGGCCGCCAGCATCGGCGCCGAGCGCCTGCGCCTGGCGAGCCTGAACCTGGAACGCACCCTGAAGACGGAAAAGCCGATCGAGGAAACCGCGGCGCTGCTCGGCGTGGTGGCGCAGGAACTGGAAGCGCTGCTGGCCGGCCTGCGCGGCCTCGGCGCCAGAACGGCCATCGCGGCCTGA